In Chitinispirillales bacterium ANBcel5, the DNA window TTTTCTGGTCTAAGGTCATGAAGTATGGATTCATCTGGTATAGGAGGCAGAATATCAGTAGTTACTCCTGGTGGCTCATACGGCCTCTCAAAGGAGATATCTGATCTAACTTGTCCATCTTCGTAAAAATGCCATCTGTTGTACTCATAATTATCAACGCTTCCATTGTTAGAAGCTGTCTGATAAATTAACTTAATTGAATGATCATATGAGGGATTATATATTGCTGCAAATTTTGGATTAATCATTGTTGCCCTTGTATGCGCATCAAAACGTAACCCATGGTGAAGACCAAACCAATCAGTTACATCATAAAAACCTTCATAGAAAGCAGAAATGGTATTGTAGTTTATTTCAGACACTATAGGATGTTTTGAATTTTGAGCTTTTTCATTCAGCCCATATTTGTCATTACCCACCATATCAAGCCGGTACTCAAGTCCAGATGCAAGCTGAAGATTGTGAACCTGTCTTAGTAAAAACATTGTTCCTAAAGTAAGTCTTCTTTCACCAAAGGTCTCATCAATATATCCCTCACGGGAGGAATAATAATCAGATTCATAGCCAAGTCTCCTCTCAGTACCTATTCTGGTAGTATTTACATCGAAGCCGGCCTTAAACTGAAGTTCATTTGCCCCCATATCCAAATTATAAGAAGCCTGAGAGGTAATGTTTTCTGTAAAATACTGCCTCCTGTTCGTTCTCCAGGATTCAGTCTGACTCCAAAACGGGTCAGTTGGCTCCACCATCCTGCCATTTACTTCCCGTGAAGGAGCATCTTCTGGCGGTGCACCCATAATTTCCGGCCATGGATCAAGGATAAACCATCCACCAGCGTTTTCTTTCTGGCGAGTATAGCGAAAATAGAATTCAAATGCATCATTACTTACATCACCGGAAACCATCCAGTTACCATCTGTAGCTCCATAATTTCCATCAGAAGGCACTCCATCTTTTTCTGTGGCAATCCAATTGGGATAGGGCCAGGAAGCTTTTCCGTAAATTGTTGAAGCATGTGCCGGTAAACCATCAGATCTTTTAAATCCTGCGAAAAATGATATATTGGTACCCGACTCGGTTACAGAATGAAGGTTAGCCTGAAAATTTTGCGTACCAATGGTATTTCCTGAAATCATAATAGTATTGTCACTGTCTTCAGCTTTTTTTGTCACGACATTTATAATACCAGCAATAGCTCCGGAACCGTACACAAGACCTGCAGGTCCTCTTAGGACCTCAATTCGTTCAATATCATTTAAAAATCCTAATACCGTTTCGCTTAAAAATCCGTCCCGTGCCTGAGTATTCATTTTATGCCCATTAACCAAATATATAATTTTAGTATTGCGGTCTAAAGCAACACCCCGCATGCCCCAAAGCGTTCCGTTCCACTTATTAAACATATACTGAAACCCTGGTACAAAAATCTCAAGGGCTTCAGACATTGTACGTGCACCAGAAACACTTAACTGATCACTGGTAATTATAGTCATACTTAAAGGTGATCTGCTAAGATCAAGCTCCAGGAAGGATCCCGATGTAAGTTCAATGGAAAAGATATCATGAAGCGATAAACCTTCAAATACGTTATCATCAGAAACTTGAGAAGCACTCAAGACCACGGCAGTCATTAAAACTGCAATACATGTTATTTTGATTTTTTTCATCTACAACTCCTCTGCAAGTAAGGTCACTAACATCGTCACAAACTATTTAACTATTCGATCAACACCGTCCAACGCCTCCTCTGTAATTTTAGATTTCAGATGTTTATAATTAACTATTAAGTAAACAGCAAGCGGAGGTTGTACTCTATAACCTTGTGCAACCCAATTATTATCCATAATATTGAACACCATTTCGGCTGCTTGTGTTCCTAGTGCAATATGATCCGGCAGCACAGCAAAAGATCCTAAATTAATCTGGGGATCGACAAGTATTTCTACACCTACTACCACCGGGATATCATATCGCCGTACAGCAGGGATCCATACCCTTCTTAAAAGATCGGGGTGTAACAATCTGTTGTCATTTGGAATCCACAGAGCATCAACTTTATCTTCTTCAATGAGATCTCGTATTCTGTTTCTAAGTGTTCTTCTCAGGTTACTCTCATTATTTGGTATTTTAACATCAATAAGCTCAATCCCCTCGTTGGAACAATACGCTCTGTTTTCTTCAACAAAATCATGTAAAAATTCCCTGTATATAACCCCTACTCTTTTCATTGGTTCAGAAAGGACTGCTCTCAAATTAACAAGACTTGTCACAAGCGGTATCTCATAAGAAATACCAGTGGCGTTTTTGATCTCAGAAATTGCATCACCAACCATCACCCCCATCAAAGACACTGATGGAAGAGGATTTTCAATATCAAAGTTGTTTAGATACTCCCTATAAAGTGTGATAACCTGATTATCCATCAAAACTAACAGCTTTGGATTGTGCTCTTCAATAATATCAGATAAACCATTTACATTAGTATTGCCTGAAACTATTATATCTACCACATTAAGTTCAAAGCTTAGTTCATCATCAAGTCCGCGAAAAACCTCTTCAAAATTATCTCCATCCTGCCTTAAAACAAGCACAGTTTCATTAGCTATCACTGACAAACTCATAATCAGCAACAAAGTAATAATTTTACTATAAACATTTTTTGTAATATAGGTAGTACGAGTTAATTTGTTATTTATCTCCATGAGTCTACTCCAAACAATTCTGAGGTGTTTTTATCCATATTTCCCACTGCCTGCAGTATACCTGATGTGCTCGCATCTCCTTTAGTTGCAAATGCCACAATACCCTGAGGCGGACCAGGAGTTTTGATTACCGAGAACTCTATATTCGATGTTGTTTCAAAATATTCTATATTGTTCTCTTCAATTAATACAGCATCAGCCATATTAAATGTCAGTAAGGGAAGAAGATCCTCAACTCTGGTAACTCTGGAAATATTAGTAGAGCGATTTAACAGCACTTCTGAAAAAGATACCATTTCTCTTCTGCCCAAAAAATCAAGAACCCCGATTGTTGTATTTTGATCTATGGTATTGTTGTTGAAATTTTCATCAGCTGATAACAGAACATACTGTTGTTTACTATTCCCATTTCTTAATCCACTAATTCTTTCTTTATACTCAATTTGTGCCAATAAGGGTGTTTTAACTAATACAACTTCCGGCTCATCAGAATTTACCCGTGAAATAAAATCTCTGTATCTTCCAAAAACCATTACTTCAGCGCCGTCAAATATTTCCTGAAGTTGGCTCTGTATTACCTGTGGTCGTGCTGTTGTTGGAACGTAAACATATAACTTTTCTGATGGATATACTACAAAAAACAAAGTAATAAGTAATAACCCAAACCTCGCAAGTAGTAATTCCGTTTTTTGATCAACAGTGACCTTTTCTCGTTGATAGTCAACTCGTTTTGATTTTTTGTTCATTCTGATATCCGTACATTTTTACAATGTGAAATTATCCTTTAAGCTTAAATATCACAATTATAGCCCCATGTTCATTTTCTAACAATATTTACTTTATCCTTTGGGTATTTTTATATAGAATGTAGTTCCTTTACCAATAGCTGAAGTAATAGTAATTTCACCATCAAGTGACTTTACCTTTTCATAAACTATATCCATTCCCATTCCCCTTCCAGAAATATCACTGATTTTTTCTGAAGTAGAAACTCCAGGTTTAAATATCAAATTCAAGCATTCGTTTTCACTATAATTTTTAACATCATCATTTTTTACAATACCCTTTTGAACACAGGTTTCGACTAATTTTTCGGTATCTATTCCCTTCCCGTCATCGGATACTGTAATTTCCCGTATTTCTTTTTTTACGTTATATATAAGTTGTATTTTTCCTTTTCCTTTGCCCAATTCTTCTCTCACTTCGGGGTTTTCAATCCCATGATCAACGCAGTTTCGGAATAAATGAATCAAAATATCATCAATATCATTCAGTTCATCAGATGAGTAGATCATTCTTTCATCTTTCACTGTAAATTCTACATTTTTATGAGTTTTTCTAGCAGTTTTCTGGCAGATTTTCTGATACTTCCTTACTAACTCTTTTAGTGGCTTCCAGGACAACCTTTCACACTCATAAATAAGTGCTTTGACATTTTTCGGTACTTTCTCCTGACTGATTGACTCGCATATTTCATTAATAGAATCTACTCTTGATACAGGTACT includes these proteins:
- a CDS encoding TonB-dependent receptor plug domain-containing protein, whose amino-acid sequence is MKKIKITCIAVLMTAVVLSASQVSDDNVFEGLSLHDIFSIELTSGSFLELDLSRSPLSMTIITSDQLSVSGARTMSEALEIFVPGFQYMFNKWNGTLWGMRGVALDRNTKIIYLVNGHKMNTQARDGFLSETVLGFLNDIERIEVLRGPAGLVYGSGAIAGIINVVTKKAEDSDNTIMISGNTIGTQNFQANLHSVTESGTNISFFAGFKRSDGLPAHASTIYGKASWPYPNWIATEKDGVPSDGNYGATDGNWMVSGDVSNDAFEFYFRYTRQKENAGGWFILDPWPEIMGAPPEDAPSREVNGRMVEPTDPFWSQTESWRTNRRQYFTENITSQASYNLDMGANELQFKAGFDVNTTRIGTERRLGYESDYYSSREGYIDETFGERRLTLGTMFLLRQVHNLQLASGLEYRLDMVGNDKYGLNEKAQNSKHPIVSEINYNTISAFYEGFYDVTDWFGLHHGLRFDAHTRATMINPKFAAIYNPSYDHSIKLIYQTASNNGSVDNYEYNRWHFYEDGQVRSDISFERPYEPPGVTTDILPPIPDESILHDLRPEKVRSLELAYVGNVDALTLAPSMSMNWATDLFGWSQTLFRVVDAGSYSYFNLDLDVRYETGMFDLGVNHTFQRPVRTSVNEQSFEFELPHVNKDSAGWYDSIQVDGRWHYYPVAVEGKYDTIEVNNVRDGITADGQHFLNLSTNVTKAFVTFTPTNWLTLHSNLRLFWGLRGRESLYAEDEGFNYWDFEKGRDEDQSFKDYFMRRVAKRLNASIHVNLSNGYHISLYGYDLLGVDNDLNAINTLRWQQMAEPEQRALYATDQRTFGLSLTKTF